The following are from one region of the Klebsiella aerogenes genome:
- a CDS encoding non-oxidative hydroxyarylic acid decarboxylases subunit D, with protein sequence MICPRCADEQIEVMATSPVTGVWIVYQCQHCLYTWRNTEPLRRTSREHYPEAFRMTQKDIDEAPQVPHIPPLLAEDKR encoded by the coding sequence ATGATTTGTCCACGTTGCGCTGATGAACAGATTGAAGTAATGGCGACGTCGCCGGTAACAGGTGTATGGATTGTCTACCAGTGCCAGCACTGTCTCTATACCTGGCGTAATACCGAGCCGCTGCGCCGTACCAGCCGTGAACATTATCCTGAGGCGTTTCGCATGACGCAGAAAGATATTGATGAGGCGCCGCAGGTACCGCATATTCCGCCGCTGCTGGCGGAAGATAAACGCTAA
- a CDS encoding non-oxidative hydroxyarylic acid decarboxylases subunit C — translation MAFDDLRSFLQALDEQGQLLKISEEVNAEPDLAAAANATGRIGDGAPALWFDNIRGFTDARVAMNTIGSWQNHAISLGLPPNTPVKKQIDEFIRRWDTFPVKPERWANPAWAENTVDGGDINLFDILPLFRLNDGDGGFYLDKACVVSRDPLDPDHFGKQNVGIYRMEVKGKRKLGLQPVPMHDIALHLHKAEERGEDLPIAITLGNDPIITLMGATPLKYDQSEYEMAGALRESPYPIATAPLTGFDVPWGSEVILEGVIEGRKREIEGPFGEFTGHYSGGRNMTVVRIDKVSYRTKPIFESLYLGMPWTEIDYLMGPATCVPLYQQLKAEFPEVQAVNAMYTHGLLAIISTKKRYGGFARAVGLRAMTTPHGLGYVKMVIMVDEDVDPFNLPQVMWALSSKVNPAGDLVQLPNMSVLELDPGSSPAGITDKLIIDATTPVAPDLRGHYSQPVQDLPETKAWAEKLTAMLANRK, via the coding sequence ATGGCTTTTGATGATTTACGCAGCTTTTTACAGGCGCTGGATGAGCAGGGGCAACTGCTGAAAATTAGCGAAGAGGTGAATGCCGAACCGGATCTGGCCGCCGCGGCGAATGCGACCGGCCGCATTGGCGATGGCGCACCAGCGCTGTGGTTCGATAATATTCGTGGTTTTACCGATGCCCGCGTGGCGATGAATACCATTGGCTCCTGGCAAAACCACGCCATCTCGCTGGGGCTACCGCCGAACACGCCGGTGAAAAAGCAGATTGATGAATTCATTCGCCGTTGGGATACGTTCCCGGTGAAGCCGGAGCGGTGGGCGAATCCGGCATGGGCGGAAAACACCGTTGATGGCGGCGATATTAACTTGTTCGATATTTTGCCGTTGTTCCGCCTGAATGATGGCGACGGCGGTTTCTACCTCGACAAAGCCTGCGTAGTCTCGCGCGATCCGCTGGATCCAGATCACTTCGGTAAGCAGAACGTCGGTATTTACCGGATGGAAGTGAAGGGCAAACGCAAACTGGGTCTGCAACCGGTGCCGATGCACGATATCGCGCTGCATCTGCATAAAGCGGAAGAACGCGGCGAAGATTTACCGATCGCCATTACGCTTGGCAACGACCCGATTATCACCCTGATGGGCGCTACGCCGCTGAAATATGACCAGTCAGAGTATGAAATGGCTGGCGCGCTGCGCGAAAGCCCGTATCCCATCGCCACCGCGCCGCTGACCGGCTTCGACGTGCCGTGGGGTTCGGAAGTGATCCTCGAAGGGGTCATTGAAGGGCGCAAGCGTGAAATCGAAGGGCCGTTCGGCGAGTTTACCGGCCACTATTCCGGCGGCCGCAATATGACGGTGGTGCGTATTGATAAAGTCTCTTACCGTACGAAACCGATTTTTGAATCGTTGTACCTCGGTATGCCATGGACGGAAATCGACTACCTGATGGGCCCGGCGACCTGCGTGCCGCTGTACCAGCAGCTGAAGGCCGAGTTCCCGGAAGTACAGGCGGTCAACGCCATGTATACCCACGGCCTGCTGGCGATTATCTCCACGAAAAAACGCTATGGCGGCTTTGCGCGCGCCGTGGGGCTGCGGGCGATGACCACGCCGCACGGTCTCGGCTACGTGAAGATGGTGATTATGGTGGATGAAGACGTTGACCCGTTCAACCTGCCGCAGGTGATGTGGGCACTCTCCTCGAAGGTGAATCCGGCGGGCGATTTGGTGCAGCTGCCAAACATGTCGGTACTGGAGCTGGATCCGGGTTCAAGTCCGGCGGGGATCACCGACAAGCTGATTATCGACGCTACCACGCCGGTTGCGCCGGATCTTCGCGGTCACTACAGCCAGCCGGTCCAGGATCTGCCGGAAACCAAAGCCTGGGCCGAAAAACTGACTGCCATGTTGGCCAACCGTAAATAA
- a CDS encoding NCS2 family permease: MSGDIQQAEKSSPSNGALDAYFQISARGSSVRQEILAGLTTFLAMVYSVIVVPGMLGKAGFPPAAVFVATCLVAGFGSLLMGLWANLPMAIGCAISLTAFTAFSLVLGQHISVPIALGAVFLMGVIFTAISATGVRAWILRNLPMGIAHGTGIGIGLFLLLIAANGVGMVIKNPLEGLPVTLGTFTSFPVIMSLLGLAVIFGLEKCRVPGGILLVIIIISVIGLIFDPTVQYHGLIAMPSLSDENGNSLIFSLDIMGALTPAVLPSVLALVMTAVFDATGTIRAVAGQANLLDNNNQIINGGKALTSDSISSVFSGLVGAAPAAVYIESAAGTAAGGKTGLTATVVGCLFLVILFLSPLSYLIPGYATAPALMYVGLLMLSNVSKLDFNDFVDAMSGLVCAVFIVLTCNIVTGIMLGFVTLVVGRLVAREWQKLNIGTVLIALALVIFYAGGWAI, encoded by the coding sequence ATGTCTGGAGATATACAACAAGCCGAGAAGTCTTCGCCATCAAACGGCGCGCTGGACGCTTATTTTCAAATTTCAGCTCGTGGCAGTAGCGTTCGTCAGGAAATCCTGGCCGGACTCACCACCTTTCTGGCGATGGTCTATTCCGTTATCGTCGTCCCTGGTATGTTGGGAAAGGCGGGCTTTCCACCAGCTGCGGTATTTGTCGCGACCTGCCTGGTTGCAGGGTTCGGCTCTTTATTGATGGGGCTATGGGCAAACCTGCCGATGGCGATTGGCTGCGCGATTTCTTTGACCGCGTTTACCGCTTTTAGCCTGGTACTGGGGCAGCATATCAGCGTTCCCATCGCGCTGGGCGCAGTATTTCTGATGGGCGTTATCTTTACCGCCATTTCCGCGACCGGAGTACGTGCCTGGATTCTACGCAATCTGCCTATGGGCATCGCACATGGCACCGGTATTGGTATTGGGCTGTTTTTATTGCTCATTGCGGCAAATGGCGTCGGCATGGTCATTAAAAACCCGCTGGAAGGCCTGCCGGTGACGCTGGGCACCTTTACCTCTTTTCCCGTGATCATGAGCTTGCTGGGCCTGGCCGTCATCTTTGGTCTGGAAAAATGTCGGGTTCCCGGTGGAATATTGCTGGTTATCATCATTATCTCTGTCATTGGGCTTATTTTCGACCCCACTGTGCAGTATCACGGTCTGATCGCCATGCCCAGCCTGAGTGATGAAAACGGCAACTCGCTGATTTTTAGTCTGGATATCATGGGCGCGTTAACGCCAGCCGTGTTACCCAGCGTACTGGCGTTGGTCATGACAGCCGTATTCGATGCCACGGGAACCATTCGCGCTGTGGCTGGCCAGGCTAACTTACTGGATAATAACAACCAGATCATTAATGGTGGCAAAGCATTGACAAGCGACTCCATCAGTTCCGTTTTCTCTGGTCTGGTTGGCGCCGCGCCTGCCGCCGTCTATATCGAATCAGCCGCGGGTACCGCCGCTGGCGGCAAAACCGGGCTAACGGCCACCGTTGTCGGCTGTCTGTTTCTGGTCATCCTGTTTTTATCGCCGCTCTCCTACCTGATCCCGGGTTACGCCACTGCCCCTGCGTTAATGTACGTCGGGTTATTGATGCTCAGCAATGTATCCAAGCTGGATTTTAACGACTTTGTCGATGCGATGTCCGGGCTGGTCTGTGCGGTGTTTATCGTTCTAACCTGTAATATCGTCACCGGTATTATGCTCGGGTTTGTCACCCTGGTGGTCGGGCGTCTGGTTGCACGTGAATGGCAAAAACTGAATATTGGCACTGTCCTTATTGCTCTTGCTCTGGTTATATTTTATGCAGGCGGATGGGCTATCTAA
- a CDS encoding non-oxidative hydroxyarylic acid decarboxylases subunit B — protein sequence MKLIVGMTGATGAPLGVALLQALRDMPDVETHLVMSKWAKTTIELETPYSARDVAALADVCHSPADQAATISSGSFRTDGMIVIPCSMKTLAGIRVGYAEGLVGRAADVVLKEGRKLVLVPREMPLSTIHLENMLALSRMGVAMVPPMPAYYNHPETVEDMTHHIVTRVLDQFGLEYHNARRWNGLRAVENLSQEN from the coding sequence ATGAAGCTGATTGTTGGGATGACCGGGGCCACCGGCGCGCCGCTGGGTGTGGCGCTGCTGCAGGCGTTACGTGACATGCCGGATGTGGAAACGCATCTGGTGATGTCGAAATGGGCAAAAACCACCATTGAGCTGGAAACGCCCTACAGCGCCCGCGACGTCGCCGCGCTGGCGGACGTCTGCCATAGCCCGGCGGACCAGGCCGCCACCATTTCGTCAGGATCGTTTCGTACCGACGGCATGATCGTAATCCCTTGCAGCATGAAAACGCTGGCCGGGATCCGTGTGGGCTATGCTGAAGGATTAGTTGGCCGCGCGGCGGACGTGGTGCTGAAAGAGGGGCGCAAGCTGGTTCTGGTGCCGCGCGAAATGCCGCTGAGCACTATTCATCTGGAAAACATGCTGGCGCTATCGCGAATGGGCGTAGCGATGGTCCCACCGATGCCAGCTTACTACAACCATCCGGAAACGGTTGAGGATATGACTCACCATATCGTCACTCGGGTGTTGGATCAGTTTGGCCTCGAATACCACAACGCGCGCCGCTGGAATGGCTTACGCGCGGTCGAGAATTTATCACAGGAGAATTAG